GATGCCAAAGAGAAGGGGATCGCCGTCGGCCACCACGCAGGCCCTTGCCGCCGTTTTGAGCCTGGCTGCGAAGTCCGCCGCGGTGGTAAAGGGAAGACGCCGCTCAACGGGAATGTCCAGCCGCTCCAGCAGACGCCTACCGCCGCCCACCAGAGCGGCCTTGCGGATGATCCGTTCCGCTTCGGGCCCCGGATGCTTGGCGTTCAGCCCCAGACCGACCACGTGGATCATGCCGCCTCCCTGGTGTCGTGCAGAACTCGGCCCGAAAAATCGAAGAGCAGATAGTCCACGCGCATGTCCGTTCCCGAAAATCTCCGGGCACAGACGCGGGCGCGGTCCGCCAGCAGCGCGTAAAGTCCGGAGGCTTGAGGGTATCCGGCCAGATCTTCCAGTACCTGCCGGGCGGTGTTGGCCCCGGCCACCCTGGCGCACGCGGCCTCGTCAAATCCGCATTGGGCGCACCATGCGGCCAGAGCGCGCAGATCCAGGTTCGATTCTCTGGCATGCGTGTAGCGGTACCCCTGCGCGTGTTTGACCAGCTTGCCGAAGAAAATTCCCCACAGCACATGGGAAAATCTGCGTTTACCCGCTTCGCGCATGGAGAAGGAGAAAAAATCCGCCACCTGGACGCAGGCCGTCTCGGCGATGCCGGGTTCGGCCAGCCGCAGAAAACGCTCGCTGCGCCCGCCAGTGGTCAGGCACGGGGACAGACCGCAGGCCAGCAGAACGTCCAGACATTGCCGGATGGTGGCCTGATAGGCCCAGTGGCTGAAAGGCTTGACCGTGCCCCGCGTGCCCAGAATGGAAATGCCGCCCACGATGCCCAGACGCGGATTGAATGTCCTGGCGGCCAGTTTTTCGCCATCGTCCACCCGGATTTCCACAGCCAGTCCGGCGGCGGATTTTCCGGCTTCGCTTCGGGCCTCGTCCAGAGCCCGCAGAATCTGCGCCCTGGGCGCCGGATTGATGGCGTGCTGGCCCACGGGCACGGGAAGCCCCGGACGGGTGACCACACCCACGCCGCTGCCCCCGGAAAGAAGGATTTCCGTCCCGTTCCGGGACGATACTCTGGCCCGGATCACCGCACCGTGCGTGACGTCGGGATCGTCTCCGCCGTCCTTCTTGACGGCGCTTTCGGCCGTTTCGTTCTTCAGGCCGCTTTCCAGAATGGATATGTCCAGCCGGCCGCCCACAGGCAGAGGCACATCGACGCGTCTGGGCGCAGCGCCTGTCAGCAGATGAAGGGCTGCGGCCTTGGCGGCTGCGGCCGCGGCGGTGCCGGTGGTGAAGCCTGTGCGCAGGCTCATGCCCGGCAGGCCTCCACGAATCTTTCGGCCAGCTCCGGGTTGGAGCCAAAATGCAGGTGCGTGTACGAAGCCAGGCAGTTGTGTTTGAGATAGCCGCCGCCGCGCGGCTGGCCGCCACGGTCCAGGGAGCGGTATGCCTCGACGGCCGCCGGATCGGAGCCTTCCTGATGGGAATAGTGAAACTCGTGCCCGCGCCCTCTGGTTCCGGCCGCGCCGAAAAAAACAGGAGCGGCGAATTCGACCTCCCGGTAACCCAGAGCCTGGTATCGCTCCCGCATGGAGCAGGAGAAATCGAACACTCCGGCCATGGGAAATTCCCGGCCCTCGCGGTCCGTGATGGACCGCATCAGATACATGAATCCGCCGCATTCGGCGTACACTGGCTTGCCGCTCCGGCAGAAAGCCAGGATTTTTTCGCGCATGGGTCCGTTGCCGGACAGCCGTTCGGCGTGGGCTTCGGGGTAACCGCCCCCCAGATACAGGCCGTTCAGGGCCGGGGGCAGGTTCACATCCTCCAGAGGCGAAAAGGGCACCAGTTCGGCTCCGGCCTGGCGCAGGCGGCGCAGATTCTCCTCGTAGTAAAAACAGAAGGCCCTGTCCCTGGCGTAGCCGATGCGAACTTCCGGAATCCTGGCCCCGCCGTCCGTGACTGACGGGCCGGACACGTCGGGCAGGGCTTCCAGCAAGGCGTCCAGATCGAGGGAGCCTTCCACCCAGTCCGCCAGAGCCTCCAGGCGCTCCTCGCGGCGGTCCAGCTCTTCGGCCGTGACCAGACCCAGATGCCGAGACGGCAGATGCAGAGTCTCCTGTCTGGGCAGGCAGCCCAGCACGCGGATGTGCGGCAGCACCTCCATGGCCTGGGTCAGCAGCTGGCAATGAACCGGGCTTCCGGCCATGTTGAACAGCACCGAGTGCAGGGCGAGCGCCGGGTCGAATTCGGCGTAGCCCTTGACCAGAGCTGCCACGGAACGGGCCATGCCCTGAACTCCGGCCACGAGCAGCACGGGCACATCCAGAATTTTGGCCAGTTGGGCCGTGGAACCCTCTTCGCTCAGGCCGCTCAGGCCGTCGAACAGACCCATGCCCCCTTCAATGACGGAAATGTCGCAGCCGTCGTGATTGCGGCGGAACACGCGGCGCACTTCCTCTTCCGGGAGCATCCAGCCGTCCAGATTGTGGCTGGGCAGGCCGGTGGCCATGCGGTGCAGACCCGGATCGATGAAATCCGGGCCGGACTTGAAACCCTGCACGGTCAGGCCCCTGCGGGCGAGGGCTTTCATCAGGCCGAGGGCGACGGAGGTCTTGCCGCATCCGCTGGAAGTTCCGGCAACGACGATGGCTTTGGGCATGAGCGCTCCCTGGTTAGCGTTTCCGGGTCAGAAGCAGCAGAGACAGATAGGCCGGGTCTTCGGGGGCCTGATCCAGGCTGCGGGCGATAAGCTGGTCCTTCATGCCTACCTTCGAGGCGAAAACGCAATGGGTTTCCGGCGGAAAAGTGCGCAATTCCTCCCGGATGGCCGCGAAATTGGTATAGGACTTCAGGATGACGGCGTTGTCCGCGCCCTCCACGCTGCGCCGCAGACCGCTGGCCTCGCGGATGCCCGGCAGGACGAGAAGATTTTCGGAACCTTCGGCCAGTACGGTTTCCGTAGCCGCGGCCGCCGCCTGGAAAGACGTTATGCCCGGCACCACGGTCACGGACTGGTCCGGCGCCAGACCGCGCAGGGTACGCAGCAGATAGGCGAAGGTGGAATAGAGCATCGGATCGCCCAGGGTCAGAAATGCGGCGTCCCGGCCTTTTTCCAGCTCGGCCAGAACCAGGCGGGCGTTTTCTTCCCAGGCGGCGCGCAGGGCGTCCCCTGATCTGGTCATGGGAAATCCCAGGCTTATGATTTCGGCTCCGGGCGACAGATGGGGCCGGGCGATATCGAGGGCCAGAGACCCCTCGTTTTTGGTGGACGATGCGGCGAGGATCAGATCCACGCAGCCCAGGATGCGGGCGGCCTTCATGGTCAGAAGTTCCGGGTCGCCGGGGCCGACGCCGATGCCGTAGAGATGGCCGTTCATGCTTGTTCCGTTATTTCTATATTTCCTGTTGTTGGTGTGGAAGCGATGGAGAGGCTATTTTGCGTACATCCACACCGGACGGGAAGAATTATTTTGCCCCCTTCCCGGAGCCGTGACCAATTTCTTGCCGCTTCTCACGTGCGAAAGTCTTGCCAAGAATCGCAGTTTTATTTAGCCAATACTAACTTTTTTATGTGCAAAAATATGTATAAATATATAGTTATAAAAAATTAATATCTAATGGAGTTTGTCATGAAAAAACCTTTGATTGTTCTGGCGGCGCTCTTGCTCTTCGCATCCTGGGCCGCCGCCGAGGAGAAAATGGCTGCCAACGCAAGCCAGAGCAAAGAACGGGAACTTGTGCTGGACCCTGTGACCGTGGTCGGTACGCGCACCGAAATGACCGAATCCAAATACCCGGGATCGGTCGGCGTGCTCTCGTCCAAGGATCTGGTCCAGAGTCCCAACCTCATCCAGAATCTGTCCCGCATTCCCGGCTTTGAAACCGGCGGCGACAGGGGCCGGAGCATCGGCGAGCAGTTCACCATCCGCGGTTTCGGCTACCAGTCCGAAGAACGCGTGATCATCAAGCAGGACGACATCCGGCGTTCGGCCTCCATGTTCTCCAACCACATCTCCACCTTCCGGACCGATCCGGACATTCTGCGCGAAGTGGAAGTGGTCAAGGGGTCATCTTCCATCTCCCACGGCGGTGGCGCCATCGGCGGTGTGGTGGGCATGACCACCAAGGACGCGCGGGATTTCCTCCTGCCGGGACAGACCGCCGGAGCCCAGGTCAAGGGGCGCTATGACCACAACAACCATTACAGTGGCTCCGTGGCCCTTTACGGCATTCCCTTTGATGAACGCTACGAACTGCTTCTCTTCTACAAAAATGGGCACAACGGGGATATCCGCATGGCGGAATCCGGCAATCCGGACACGGATTTCAACGAATACTTCTATACCCTGTTTCTGAAAGGTGCCGTCAACATCACGGAAAGCCAGAAAATAACGACGTCATTCTTCAAGATAAATCAGGATGTGGATACTGTATGGCAGTCCCTCTATCACAGTGAGTACCCCGACGACGGAGCGGTGACGGGAATCGTCGGGCAGCAGGACTTCATCGTCAAATACGAGTATTCACCTGAGGACATACCGTTCGTCGATCTGGCCCTCAGCGGATACCATTCATACGGATATTACGATAGAACGGCGGATTACAAATCCAGAAGGCTCCTTATCGACTACAAAAATGAAGACAAGATATACGGTCTGACGCTGAAAAACAAATCCATCCTCTCTCTTGGTCCTGTCCGCCAGGAAATACTGCTTGGAGCGGACTATTCCCGCCGGGAGGAAGACGCCCGGCATCTGAGTAACGGCAAGAAAAGCGATTTCGGCTCCATGCCCAACGCATATAATGATTTCGGCGTATACGCTCAGGATGAAATCTACTTCTTCGACGACAGACTGATGCTGCTTCTGGGCGGACGTTACGACCGCTTCGCCCGGAGCGTGGATAGTAACGACGATAAATACGTCGAGGGCCGCTTTTCCCCGCGCGTCGGAGCTTCTCTTGAGATCTTCTCCGGCTTCAGTCTGCTGGCCAACTATTCCGAAGCCTTCAGGGCCCCGACACCGCATGAGACCTCATCCAACGGTCCCCTCAATCCGCATTACTGGTACCTGCCCAATTCCGACCTGAAACCGGAGATCTCCAAGGAATACGAGGCGGGATTCTCCTATGTAGCTGAAGGACTCTTCGGAACGGACCTCGATCTCTTTGCCAAGGCCATGTATTTCGAGGGCCGCATCGAGGACATGATTTCCTTCGAGACCCTGCCCGAACGCGGCATGTCTCCCGACAATTCCCCCTACGGGACCTACAAGAATATCGACCGGGCCAAACGGCGCGGGCTGGAGGGCACCCTCCGCATGGCGTTCCGGGGCCTGAACATGGACGCCAGCTACGAACACCTGAAGCAGTATGACGCCGAAACCGGCCGGAACGTGCCCAACACCTTCGCCGACAAGGTCCGGCTGGGTCTGGCCTACACTTTCGACGGGCTGGATCTGACCATCGGCGGTGACGTATCGTACTGGTTTAAACCCAAACAGAATCCGGACAGCAGGGTCTTCGGCAGAAAGCGCTACTATTATGCCCGGGACGACTACACCATCTGCAATCTGCTGCTCAAATGGGAACCGCACAGCACCGGCCTTAAGTATCTGGACGGCTCCACGGAAGTGGCGCTGGGCGTGAACAACATCTTCGACCACCGTTACCTGAACGCCCGGGAATACGAAGACACAGGCAGAAGCGGCAAAGGCCGGAACATCTTCCTCAGCCTGACAAAGAAGTTCTGACACGCCTGCAGGAATCATCCGAACGCAGAACGGCCGCCCCGGGCGGCCGTTTTTTATTTCCGGAAGCTCTTCGCATCCCGTGACCGATTTCAGCAAAAATAATCAGGACCTCCAGACAGACCGGCTGTAAAAAGAGGCCATGAACAGCAGCGATACATACCGGAAAAAAATCCAGCGGGTACTGCGTTACATTGAGCAGCACCCTGACGAAATAACGGATCTCGACACGCTGGCCCGTGTCGCCCACTTCTCTCCATTCCATTTTCACCGGATCTTCACGGGTCTGGTCGGGGAAAGCGTCGCGGCCTATGTGCGCAGGCTGACCCTGCAGAGGGCTGCGAGTCGCCTGTCATACTCGCGGGAACGCATCACCGATATAGCGTTCGAAGCGGGATATGAAAGCCTGGAAGCGTTCACGCGGGCATTTCGGGCTGCGTTCGGAGTTTCGCCGTCACGTTACCGGAAAGAAGGCGGCTCCCTGACCTTTTCCGTCAGAAAGGAGATTGCGCCCTACCCTTTTTATCACACCAACCCGGAGGTCAGCCCTATGGAAGTTCAGATCAAAACCGTCGAACCCGTTCTTGTCGCCGCGCTGCGCCACGTCGGACCGTATGAGGCCTGCGGCCCGGCATGGGAGCGCCTGCACGAAATTCTGCATCCAGCAGGGCTTTGGACAAAGGACGCCGTGGCTTACGGCATTTCATACGACGATCCCGATACCACGCCGGCCGGGAAATGCCGTATGGACGTCTGCCTTACCCTTCCCGGGGGTATCGACACCAATACGCCCGAACTCGTCAGGCTGTCGCAGACAACGGAACTGTTCACCCAGTATGTGGGCGGCGGAGAACATGCCTGCGTGCTGGTAAAGGGACCGTACACTCTGCTGCATCCGGCCTATCGTTCCCTGTTTGGAGAATGGTTCCCGCAAAGCGGCAGGGAGCCCGGCGACGGCATGGGCTTCGAGGCCTACTACAACGATCCGGGCAGCACTCCGCCGGAAGAGCTGCTGACGGAGATCTTCATCCCCCTGAAGCCACGCACGACAGCCGGATAATTCATGAGAGGAAAAGGATCGTGGAGTTCACTTATCTCGTAGCTTCCGGTACCGCCACAGACGCTGAAAGCTCCTTCCCGACGTGGAAAATACACCGGTTCCCGCGGAGCCCCCCAACGCCGCGAAGGGCTTCCCGTCCGTTCCCTTGTTTTTTGCCCCCCCCTGGCTTAACGGACGGGAAACATCCGGCCCATCCGAGGAAAAGCCATGGATCACGCACCCGCCTTCAATACATCCATTCCAACCCTGGGCTCCTGCCGAGTCGACAATCCCCTGCCCTACTGCCGGTACGTGGATGACTCATCCAAGATGCCGCTGTATCTGTCCGACGAGATCATCGAGATGCCCGACGGCCAGAACATCGCCTGCGAGTTCGAGGAAGCCGGCCCCCGGAAGCGGATATATTTCGATCCGCCCAAGACCAAATGCGCCATCGTCACCTGTGGCGGCCTGTGCCCCGGCATCAACGACGTGATCCGGGCCATCGTCATGAGCGCCCACCACAACTACCACTGCGCCGGGACCTTCGGCATCCGCTACGGCCTGCAGGGCTTCATCCCCAGGTACCGCCACGAAATCATGGAGCTCACGCCGGACAGCGTCCGCGAAATCCACGAATTCGGCGGAACCATCCTGGCCTCCTCACGCGGGCCACAGCCGCCGGAAGAAGTGGTGGACGCTCTGGAACGCATGAACATCTCCATTCTGTTCATGATCGGGGGCGACGGCACCATGAAGGCCGCGCAGGCCGTAACCGGCGAAGTGCTCCGGCGTGGCCTCAAGATCGCCGTGGTGGGCATCCCGAAGACCATCGACAACGACATCAACTTCGTGACCCGCTCCTTCGGCTTCGACACGGCCGTGGAAAAAGCCACCGAAGCCATCCGCTGCGCCCACATAGAAGCCCTGGGCGCTCCGGGCGGCGTGGGCATGGTCAAGCTCATGGGCCGGGAATCGGGATTCATCGCGGCCCAGGCCAGCCTGGCCCTGAAGGAAGTCAATTTCGTGCTGGTGCCCGAGGCGCCTTTCGAACTCCACGGCCCCGACGGTTTCCTGGCCCAGCTCAAAAGCCGCCTGGAACTGCGTCAGCACGCCGTGGTCGTGGTGGCCGAAGGCGCGGGGCAGGAGCTGTGCCGCGTGGACAACGGACACGACCCTTCGGGCAATCCCATTCTGGGCGACATCTGCGACGTGCTGCGCATGGAAATCAGAAAATATTTCGGCTCCATCAATTTTCCCTACAATCTCAAATATATCGATCCGAGCTACATCATCCGCTCCGTCCCGGCCAACGCCAACGACCGCACCTACTGCGGATTTCTGGGGCAGCACGCCGTGCACGCGGCCATGGCGGGCAAGACGGGCATGGTCGTGTCCAGACTTCAGGACCGCTATCTCTACCTGCCCCTGGAACTGGTCACGGCCAAACGCCGCAAGCTCAACATCCGTTCCAACTACTGGCGTTCGGTGATGGAATCCACAGGGCAGCCCCAAGGCATGTTCAACTGCGCACCCAAGGCGGAAACTCCATGAAACGCTTTCTTGTCTTCATCATTCTGCTCGGTCTGGCCGGAGCGGGATATTGGTACTACCAGAATCAGCACCGCCAGCCGGTACCCGAAGCGACGGAGGTGGCTCCTCACCGCTGGCAGGTGCACACCACCAAGCCTGCCGCAAATGACACCTTTGAGGAAAACGCCACCACGGAAGAAAACGCCACGAACGCCACTGTCGTCCCGGAAGACGCCGTGGTGGAACACGGCTTCGTGCGGGACGTGAGCAAATATCTGGCGGCCCGCTACCTGCCGGCCGGAGTCAAGCGCAATCCGTCATCCCAGCCCCGCTTCGATCTCAACGTGAAGTCCATGAACATCCGCTACGGCGTGGACTTTCCCGGCCTGAATGTGAACGTGGAGGACATCCCCGGCGCACGGAGGCACATTTTCTCGCATGTGCTGACCGACCAGGTACTCGAATTTCTGCACACCGCCTACACGCCTCTTTTTCTGGACAATCTGGAACAGGCTTTGGCCAGCGTGACGTATGTGCTGCCTTCTGGCCAGGCGGCGGGCATCACTGAGGCCCAGCGCGTCGAAATGCTCGAAATGCTGGCGGTCCGGCTGCGCGGCATCGGCCGGACCGTGGCCGTGCTTGCGAAGACGGATTCCATCCCGCCGCTGGTGGACAAGTATCTGGCTGACAAGGCCAAAGTGGACGAGACCCATCTGAACTTCTGGAATCTCCAGGCGGAAAACGCGACGCCCGCCCGGATCAGCGAGGCCAGCGCCCAGATCAAGACAGCTATCCAGACACGGGAAATGTCCCGTCAGCGGCTGCTTCAGACCATTGTCTCCGCCGCCAATCCACAGGGCATGGACGCTTCGGAACTGATTTATCTGGCCCAGTGGGTACACCGCCGGAATCTGGAAAACCTGCCCATGACCACCGTGG
Above is a window of Desulfomicrobium orale DSM 12838 DNA encoding:
- the cbiD gene encoding cobalt-precorrin-5B (C(1))-methyltransferase CbiD, translating into MSLRTGFTTGTAAAAAAKAAALHLLTGAAPRRVDVPLPVGGRLDISILESGLKNETAESAVKKDGGDDPDVTHGAVIRARVSSRNGTEILLSGGSGVGVVTRPGLPVPVGQHAINPAPRAQILRALDEARSEAGKSAAGLAVEIRVDDGEKLAARTFNPRLGIVGGISILGTRGTVKPFSHWAYQATIRQCLDVLLACGLSPCLTTGGRSERFLRLAEPGIAETACVQVADFFSFSMREAGKRRFSHVLWGIFFGKLVKHAQGYRYTHARESNLDLRALAAWCAQCGFDEAACARVAGANTARQVLEDLAGYPQASGLYALLADRARVCARRFSGTDMRVDYLLFDFSGRVLHDTREAA
- a CDS encoding cobyrinate a,c-diamide synthase, whose product is MPKAIVVAGTSSGCGKTSVALGLMKALARRGLTVQGFKSGPDFIDPGLHRMATGLPSHNLDGWMLPEEEVRRVFRRNHDGCDISVIEGGMGLFDGLSGLSEEGSTAQLAKILDVPVLLVAGVQGMARSVAALVKGYAEFDPALALHSVLFNMAGSPVHCQLLTQAMEVLPHIRVLGCLPRQETLHLPSRHLGLVTAEELDRREERLEALADWVEGSLDLDALLEALPDVSGPSVTDGGARIPEVRIGYARDRAFCFYYEENLRRLRQAGAELVPFSPLEDVNLPPALNGLYLGGGYPEAHAERLSGNGPMREKILAFCRSGKPVYAECGGFMYLMRSITDREGREFPMAGVFDFSCSMRERYQALGYREVEFAAPVFFGAAGTRGRGHEFHYSHQEGSDPAAVEAYRSLDRGGQPRGGGYLKHNCLASYTHLHFGSNPELAERFVEACRA
- the cobI gene encoding precorrin-2 C(20)-methyltransferase encodes the protein MNGHLYGIGVGPGDPELLTMKAARILGCVDLILAASSTKNEGSLALDIARPHLSPGAEIISLGFPMTRSGDALRAAWEENARLVLAELEKGRDAAFLTLGDPMLYSTFAYLLRTLRGLAPDQSVTVVPGITSFQAAAAATETVLAEGSENLLVLPGIREASGLRRSVEGADNAVILKSYTNFAAIREELRTFPPETHCVFASKVGMKDQLIARSLDQAPEDPAYLSLLLLTRKR
- a CDS encoding TonB-dependent receptor domain-containing protein, coding for MKKPLIVLAALLLFASWAAAEEKMAANASQSKERELVLDPVTVVGTRTEMTESKYPGSVGVLSSKDLVQSPNLIQNLSRIPGFETGGDRGRSIGEQFTIRGFGYQSEERVIIKQDDIRRSASMFSNHISTFRTDPDILREVEVVKGSSSISHGGGAIGGVVGMTTKDARDFLLPGQTAGAQVKGRYDHNNHYSGSVALYGIPFDERYELLLFYKNGHNGDIRMAESGNPDTDFNEYFYTLFLKGAVNITESQKITTSFFKINQDVDTVWQSLYHSEYPDDGAVTGIVGQQDFIVKYEYSPEDIPFVDLALSGYHSYGYYDRTADYKSRRLLIDYKNEDKIYGLTLKNKSILSLGPVRQEILLGADYSRREEDARHLSNGKKSDFGSMPNAYNDFGVYAQDEIYFFDDRLMLLLGGRYDRFARSVDSNDDKYVEGRFSPRVGASLEIFSGFSLLANYSEAFRAPTPHETSSNGPLNPHYWYLPNSDLKPEISKEYEAGFSYVAEGLFGTDLDLFAKAMYFEGRIEDMISFETLPERGMSPDNSPYGTYKNIDRAKRRGLEGTLRMAFRGLNMDASYEHLKQYDAETGRNVPNTFADKVRLGLAYTFDGLDLTIGGDVSYWFKPKQNPDSRVFGRKRYYYARDDYTICNLLLKWEPHSTGLKYLDGSTEVALGVNNIFDHRYLNAREYEDTGRSGKGRNIFLSLTKKF
- a CDS encoding AraC family transcriptional regulator, producing MNSSDTYRKKIQRVLRYIEQHPDEITDLDTLARVAHFSPFHFHRIFTGLVGESVAAYVRRLTLQRAASRLSYSRERITDIAFEAGYESLEAFTRAFRAAFGVSPSRYRKEGGSLTFSVRKEIAPYPFYHTNPEVSPMEVQIKTVEPVLVAALRHVGPYEACGPAWERLHEILHPAGLWTKDAVAYGISYDDPDTTPAGKCRMDVCLTLPGGIDTNTPELVRLSQTTELFTQYVGGGEHACVLVKGPYTLLHPAYRSLFGEWFPQSGREPGDGMGFEAYYNDPGSTPPEELLTEIFIPLKPRTTAG
- a CDS encoding ATP-dependent 6-phosphofructokinase, with product MDHAPAFNTSIPTLGSCRVDNPLPYCRYVDDSSKMPLYLSDEIIEMPDGQNIACEFEEAGPRKRIYFDPPKTKCAIVTCGGLCPGINDVIRAIVMSAHHNYHCAGTFGIRYGLQGFIPRYRHEIMELTPDSVREIHEFGGTILASSRGPQPPEEVVDALERMNISILFMIGGDGTMKAAQAVTGEVLRRGLKIAVVGIPKTIDNDINFVTRSFGFDTAVEKATEAIRCAHIEALGAPGGVGMVKLMGRESGFIAAQASLALKEVNFVLVPEAPFELHGPDGFLAQLKSRLELRQHAVVVVAEGAGQELCRVDNGHDPSGNPILGDICDVLRMEIRKYFGSINFPYNLKYIDPSYIIRSVPANANDRTYCGFLGQHAVHAAMAGKTGMVVSRLQDRYLYLPLELVTAKRRKLNIRSNYWRSVMESTGQPQGMFNCAPKAETP